DNA sequence from the Pedobacter sp. W3I1 genome:
ATATCATGCATCATTTTTTTATCATCAGCAATTACAAATGCAAAACGATCTGATATTTTGATTACACCTGTGAAATCTGATTTTGCCCTTTTAATAATTTCGACAACTTCGCCGTCATTTTTACGACCGCTTTTCTTTGCGAAAACATAAGCCTTTACGGTGTCGCCGTGTAATGCATTTTTGAGTTTACGCGGAGCTACAAAAATATCCTTCTCAAATTCATCTTCGGGAACGATATACGCTGAACCATCGGCAGTCATATCAACCGTGCCAATAATAAAGTTCTGCAACTCTTTGAGTTTAAATTTACCTTTTTCCGGTTCTAAGAAAATTCCCGCACTTTTGCCTTCTTTTAAGACTTCGAGAATAGTTTCTCTAGATTCTTGATCGTTCAAATTTAATTTAGCCGAAACCTGCTTGTAATTAAGTAATTGATTGTTGTTTTTTTCAAAAACATCACTAACCAGTTGATTCAGAACCAATTTTATATTTGCCGATTTTTTCTTTGCCATATGCTAAAATGAATTTACCGAAGATACAGAAAAGATGCTCAGGATGAAAAATATAGGGGATAATATGTAAAATGGATGATGGTTTAAAGTTCATTGGTTCATCGGCCATTGGGTTTATTTGTACAGCAAACGGGCTATCTGCTGATGGTTTAATAGCTCATAGTTGATAGCCAGGCGGGTTAAAGAAAATTGTTATTGACTGTCAACGATTAACCATGAACCAAATAAATAATATTCCAGATTAAACCTTATTCTAACCTTCATTCCATCTTATGGACTATGGACTATGGACTATGGACTATGGACTATGGACTAACCTAATCTCCATATAATTAATTTTCTTCCGCTCGGCAGTATAGCTGATGTGAATATTCCCGCTTCTATCCTGAATAATGGCCGGGTAGCTATACTCGCCTTTATCGTGGTTTTCTAAGGTATAAATGTCTTGCCAGTTTTTACCATCGGTGGAAATGGCCAATTTTAAGGTAGAACGTCCTTCCCACCAGTTTTTACCAGCTGGTAGCGGATTGTAAACCAGTAATTGTCTGCCATCAATCAAGGTTACAGCATCACTGCCTGAATTCGGATTGGGTAATGTTGTCGCCGTTAATTTAGACCAGGTTTCGCCGTTATCTTCCGACCAGCTTTCTACAATCACATTCTGTCTGCTTCTGCATAATAACTGTAATCTCCCGTTTGGATAGCTGAGAATAGAAGGTTGGATTACCCCGAAAGTATCGCAGTTAATTTCAATCTTTTTCCAGTTTTTACCCTCAGCATCTGATTTTTCAATGTGGATGGCCCATGTTTTTTCATCTAAACTTTCTGTACTTGAGGGATAAAGAATTGTTCCATTTGGTAATTGAACGGGTTTATTTTTAATTGGCCCTAAGAAATCTTTGGGCAATTTGTGTGCTTTCGACCATGTTTTACCGTTGTTAGCGGATGTTTTATATTCTGCCCACCAGGTTCTGGGATTTAGACCGACCTTATAATGTAAAAATAATGTGCCTTTTTTTGTTTTAAAAAGGACAGGATTCCAGCAGGCAAATCTGCTCGTATCGTTTTTTATCCCATTTGCGATTTCGATTGGTTGGCTCCATTGTGTCCCGGTTTTTATTGACGACCAGATTACCACATCTTTACTGCCTTCATGTTTACCGCCAAACCAGGCGGCCATTATTTTTCCTTCGCCTAAATCAACCAAAGTTGAGGCATGACAGGCCTCGAATGGAGCCTTTTCAAAAATACTGGTTGATTGAATGATCTCTACTTTTTGCGCATAAACGTTTAAAGAAAGAAAAATCAGTGTAAAAACAATTGAAAGAGATTTAAGCATGTTTTATTATTGGTGTCCTGGAATGGCCTCGATCAGCTTTTGGGTATAAGCAGCTTTTGGTGCATAAAAGATCTGTTCAGGAAAACCTTCTTCCTCAATTTTTCCCTTGTTCATCACCAAAATACGGTCTGAAATATGTTTTACAACGGCCAGATCGTGAGAAATGAAGATATAAGTGAGTCCGAATTCGCGCTGAAGGTCTTTGATGAGGTTTAAAACCTGCGCCTGCACGGAAACATCTAAAGCAGATACCGATTCGTCGCAGATGATAAATTTAGGTTGTAAAGCCAAAGCCCTGGCAATAACCACACGCTGCCTTTGTCCGCCACTAAATTCGTGTGGATATCTGTTAAAGTGCTCTTCTTTTAAACCTACTTTATCAAGCAATTCTAACACTTTTTGCTTACGCTCGCTATCGCTACTATATAATTTATGCACCTGTAATGGCTCTAAAATCGATTGACCGACGCTTAATTTTGGATTTAAAGAAGCATAAGGATCCTGAAAAATGATCTGGATATCTTTCCTTAACTTCCTTAAGGCTGTTTTGCCGATGTGTGTAATGTTTTCTCCATTAAAAATAATCTCTCCTGATGTAGGTTGGATCAATCTTAAAATAGTCCGTCCTAAAGTGGTTTTACCACAACCCGATTCGCCAACCAGACCTAAGGTTTCACCAGGAAAAACCTCAAAATTTAACTGGTCAACGGCTTTTACATAATCGGTTGTTTTACCGAAAAGGCCATTGTGAATGGGGTACCAGGTACATAGATCCTTAATCCGAAGTAAGGGTTTCTGTACATAAAGTTTTTCCCTTCGCGCAGCAATTTCGGCTGTGGTTAATTGATTTGAAGCTTGTAAATGTGCTGAAGCATCGTCAATTTTTCCGGTAAGGAAATCGGCCACTACAGGTAATTTTTTTAATTGTAGATTAGGTGAGGGCCTACAGGCGAGCAAACCTTTAGTGTATGGATGTCGTGGATTTTCAAAAATAGATTTTGCCGGACCTTGTTCTACGATTTCGCCTTTGTACATTACAGCAACTTCATCGGCAATTTCATTTACTACACCCAAATCGTGCGAGATAAAAATCATTGCCATATTGCGTTCCTGCTTCAATTTTAAGAGAAGTTGCAGGATTGTTTTCTGGACGGTTACATCCAGTGCCGTAGTGGGCTCATCGGCGATTAATAATTTAGGATCGCAGCTTAAGGCCATGGCAATCATTACCCTTTGCTTTTGTCCGCCTGATATTTGGTGTGGGTAACTATCAAATATTTTTTCTGGTCGTGGTAACTGCACTTCATTAAATAAAGCAATAGTATGCTTTTTGGCTTCCGCTTTATCTACCTTTCGATGCAACATGATGGCTTCGGCCACCTGATACCCACAGGTAAAAACGGGGTTGAGCGAAGTCATGGGTTCCTGAAAAATCATTGAGATCTGGTTTCCCCTGATCTGGCGGATTTCGTTTGAACTGAGATTGAGAAGGCTGATGTCTTCAAAATCTATTTCTCCCGTAATTTTTGCCGCACGTTCATCATGCAAACGCATGATAGAAAAAGAGGTAACTGATTTTCCAGAGCCAGATTCGCCGACAATACCTAAAACAGTTCCTTTTTTTACATTAAAACTGATCTGTTTTACCGCTTTAAACCAGGTTTTTTCTTCCTGGTTATAGAAATCGATATTTAGATTTTCTACGTTTAACATTAGGATACAATTGTAATGTTTTCTGCTGAAATTACATCCATTCCTTTAAATTTTAATAACACCTGGGCGGTAGTAATTACATCTTTCTGGCAATAGGTAACAATTCTATCGAGATTTTTTTCTTCATAATAAACTTGTCTTACCTGCGCTCCGTTGATGTCATCTTTAGGTGTAGGAATATCTAAAATAGCCGCTAACAGGTTTAAGGAAGTAAAATGTTTATAATCCCCGAATTTCCAAAGCTCCATTGTATCAATATGGTTTATCTCCCAGGGTTTTTTGCCCGAAAGCTGCAATTGAACCGGAATTTCTATGCCATTAACCAAAAGTCTTCGGCATAAATAGGGAAAATCGAATTCTTTTCCATTATGCGCACAAAACATTAAGGCGGGC
Encoded proteins:
- a CDS encoding exo-alpha-sialidase; the protein is MLKSLSIVFTLIFLSLNVYAQKVEIIQSTSIFEKAPFEACHASTLVDLGEGKIMAAWFGGKHEGSKDVVIWSSIKTGTQWSQPIEIANGIKNDTSRFACWNPVLFKTKKGTLFLHYKVGLNPRTWWAEYKTSANNGKTWSKAHKLPKDFLGPIKNKPVQLPNGTILYPSSTESLDEKTWAIHIEKSDAEGKNWKKIEINCDTFGVIQPSILSYPNGRLQLLCRSRQNVIVESWSEDNGETWSKLTATTLPNPNSGSDAVTLIDGRQLLVYNPLPAGKNWWEGRSTLKLAISTDGKNWQDIYTLENHDKGEYSYPAIIQDRSGNIHISYTAERKKINYMEIRLVHSP
- a CDS encoding ABC transporter ATP-binding protein; translated protein: MLNVENLNIDFYNQEEKTWFKAVKQISFNVKKGTVLGIVGESGSGKSVTSFSIMRLHDERAAKITGEIDFEDISLLNLSSNEIRQIRGNQISMIFQEPMTSLNPVFTCGYQVAEAIMLHRKVDKAEAKKHTIALFNEVQLPRPEKIFDSYPHQISGGQKQRVMIAMALSCDPKLLIADEPTTALDVTVQKTILQLLLKLKQERNMAMIFISHDLGVVNEIADEVAVMYKGEIVEQGPAKSIFENPRHPYTKGLLACRPSPNLQLKKLPVVADFLTGKIDDASAHLQASNQLTTAEIAARREKLYVQKPLLRIKDLCTWYPIHNGLFGKTTDYVKAVDQLNFEVFPGETLGLVGESGCGKTTLGRTILRLIQPTSGEIIFNGENITHIGKTALRKLRKDIQIIFQDPYASLNPKLSVGQSILEPLQVHKLYSSDSERKQKVLELLDKVGLKEEHFNRYPHEFSGGQRQRVVIARALALQPKFIICDESVSALDVSVQAQVLNLIKDLQREFGLTYIFISHDLAVVKHISDRILVMNKGKIEEEGFPEQIFYAPKAAYTQKLIEAIPGHQ
- a CDS encoding 3'-5' exonuclease — encoded protein: MLKALDLNQVMVIDIETVPQYPSFQDVPPHFQELWEQKTHYQRSSDQTPEEFYEKAGIMAEFGKIICISLGIFNVQSKSCSLRIKSIFGHDEKEMLLQFSALLSKQTPALMFCAHNGKEFDFPYLCRRLLVNGIEIPVQLQLSGKKPWEINHIDTMELWKFGDYKHFTSLNLLAAILDIPTPKDDINGAQVRQVYYEEKNLDRIVTYCQKDVITTAQVLLKFKGMDVISAENITIVS